In Phycisphaerae bacterium, one genomic interval encodes:
- a CDS encoding NAD(P)H-hydrate epimerase — MGIPYPPGEALTCQQIRDLDVLAIEHAGVPGLVLMENAGRAAAEFVYGALVNPRAARVAILCGPGNNGGDGFVIARHLSNAGVAIDVVLAAPPEKSTGDAGVNLRILERMGLELIRAFEERGRDAAQNAVARADLIVDALLGTGSTGAPRAVMATLIELANAAPHARRIAIDIPSGLDADRGAVQTPCFRADATVTMVAPKVGFETPAAQAVVGRVVVVDIGAPRGLIPGRRPA; from the coding sequence ATGGGCATACCGTATCCACCTGGCGAGGCGCTGACCTGTCAGCAGATTCGCGATCTGGACGTGCTGGCGATCGAGCACGCCGGCGTGCCGGGGCTGGTGCTGATGGAGAACGCCGGTCGCGCGGCGGCGGAGTTTGTCTATGGCGCGTTGGTGAATCCGCGCGCCGCGCGCGTCGCGATCCTCTGCGGGCCGGGGAACAACGGCGGCGACGGCTTCGTCATTGCACGCCACCTGAGCAACGCGGGCGTCGCGATCGACGTGGTGCTGGCGGCGCCGCCGGAGAAATCCACGGGTGATGCCGGCGTGAATTTGCGGATTCTGGAGCGCATGGGGCTCGAGCTGATCCGGGCATTCGAGGAACGTGGCCGCGACGCGGCGCAGAATGCCGTGGCGCGCGCGGACTTGATCGTCGATGCCTTGCTGGGGACGGGCTCGACGGGCGCGCCGCGCGCGGTGATGGCCACGCTGATCGAGTTGGCCAACGCGGCGCCGCACGCCCGGCGGATTGCTATCGACATTCCGTCCGGGCTGGATGCGGACCGTGGCGCTGTGCAAACGCCGTGCTTTCGCGCGGATGCGACAGTGACGATGGTTGCGCCGAAGGTAGGCTTCGAGACGCCCGCGGCACAGGCGGTGGTGGGGCGGGTGGTCGTGGTGGACATCGGGGCGCCGCGCGGGTTGATCCCGGGACGGCGGCCGGCGTAG
- a CDS encoding glycosyltransferase family 39 protein, which translates to MSSTRQPAADAGSFTRGDRVLLTLFALAVLLPGTFGVSLTDRDEGWYAQVSREMLQGGDWLIPHYLGQPWIAKPPLLYWCVAASFAVFGLHVWAARLISVLAMVGVVHLLGTLAGGLYNRRVALIACYSFITAGLPLVIGKMLLTDNVLLLCMLAAMVLLWQFATQRPTPGRAAAFWLCVGLAVLAKGPAVIVFGGAFALGLLLQPSARRRIFSARLWLLSPLFLLVAGPWYLYAALHAGGTLGQQFLGYEVVSRILGTPHGQGGPPGYYLLLSVAGWLPWTALVPGAVFELWQARRRDRAAWLLLIWFGLPWIFLELIHSKLPHYILPCYVPLAIMFGRMWDVGLAHVPTTAQRIVLWIWAIVPLLLGAALVAAATLGRAYAWSLATGVAGGALLLGFVVVARRMQRGRLWSAWRCAVGWTALFHILLGLWVLPGFEPYRLSRTLADQTNALSGPAATVAACGYDEPSMFFYLRRPGCVISTTQLADTLRESTAPVVVIARDAELRAAGLTPDERPGWHRIVGFNYVKGREETVWVIQSNRAEPR; encoded by the coding sequence GTGTCCAGCACGCGACAGCCCGCAGCCGACGCCGGGTCATTCACCCGCGGCGATCGCGTGTTGCTCACGCTCTTCGCGTTGGCGGTCCTACTCCCCGGCACGTTCGGCGTCAGCCTGACCGATCGCGACGAAGGCTGGTACGCCCAGGTCAGCCGCGAGATGCTGCAAGGCGGCGACTGGCTGATCCCGCACTATCTCGGTCAGCCCTGGATCGCCAAGCCGCCGCTGCTTTACTGGTGCGTGGCGGCGTCATTCGCCGTGTTCGGCCTCCACGTCTGGGCCGCACGGCTCATCTCCGTCCTCGCCATGGTCGGCGTGGTACACCTGCTCGGCACACTCGCCGGCGGTCTGTACAACCGGCGCGTCGCGCTCATTGCCTGCTATTCCTTCATCACGGCCGGCCTGCCACTGGTCATCGGCAAGATGCTCCTCACCGACAATGTGCTCCTGCTCTGCATGCTGGCCGCGATGGTCCTGCTCTGGCAGTTCGCGACGCAGCGCCCGACGCCCGGGCGTGCGGCGGCGTTCTGGCTGTGTGTCGGCCTCGCCGTCCTCGCCAAGGGTCCGGCCGTCATCGTCTTCGGCGGCGCGTTCGCCCTCGGCTTGTTGTTGCAGCCCAGCGCACGCCGGCGCATCTTCAGCGCCCGCCTCTGGCTGCTCAGCCCGCTGTTCCTGCTCGTCGCGGGCCCGTGGTATCTGTATGCCGCGCTGCACGCCGGCGGCACGCTCGGCCAGCAATTCCTCGGCTACGAGGTCGTGTCGCGCATCCTCGGTACGCCGCATGGACAGGGCGGTCCACCCGGCTACTACCTCCTCCTCAGTGTCGCCGGCTGGCTGCCGTGGACGGCGCTGGTGCCCGGGGCCGTGTTCGAGCTCTGGCAGGCCCGTCGCCGCGACCGCGCCGCGTGGCTGCTGCTGATCTGGTTCGGGCTGCCCTGGATATTTCTGGAGCTGATTCACAGCAAGCTGCCGCACTACATCCTGCCGTGCTACGTGCCGCTCGCGATCATGTTCGGCCGCATGTGGGACGTCGGCCTCGCACACGTCCCGACGACGGCGCAGCGCATCGTCCTCTGGATCTGGGCGATCGTCCCGCTGCTGCTGGGCGCCGCACTCGTCGCGGCGGCGACCCTGGGACGGGCATACGCGTGGTCGCTGGCCACAGGCGTCGCCGGCGGGGCTTTGCTGCTGGGTTTTGTGGTTGTTGCGCGGCGGATGCAACGCGGCCGGCTCTGGTCCGCGTGGCGTTGCGCCGTCGGCTGGACCGCGCTATTTCACATCCTGCTCGGGCTGTGGGTGTTACCGGGCTTCGAGCCGTACCGGCTCAGCCGGACGCTCGCGGATCAGACGAACGCGCTGAGCGGCCCCGCCGCCACTGTCGCGGCCTGCGGCTATGACGAGCCCAGCATGTTCTTCTATCTGCGCCGCCCCGGCTGCGTCATCTCAACGACACAACTCGCCGATACGTTGCGCGAATCCACTGCCCCGGTCGTCGTGATCGCCCGCGACGCGGAGTTGCGGGCCGCGGGCCTCACGCCGGACGAGCGCCCCGGCTGGCACCGCATCGTCGGCTTCAATTACGTGAAGGGCCGCGAGGAGACCGTGTGGGTGATTCAGTCCAACCGCGCCGAACCGCGTTGA
- a CDS encoding phosphatase PAP2 family protein: MKHSRFPWQAIVGGALLAGAALSVDALLTDRVLRALWQPGVENVVGVLLGAGPVIVLLAILLSFPNGGRLCIGFLTPILIGTALLHLSKWAIGRARPRAGLGAFHFEPFSASGDFDSFPSGHAMSAATLALLLGIYFPRTRWVFYVIALAAGLERVASQWHFLSDVIAGYTLAAAVVFACVWGLGPTFYQRGSARLD, translated from the coding sequence ATGAAACACTCCAGGTTTCCGTGGCAGGCGATCGTCGGCGGCGCGCTGCTGGCCGGCGCGGCGCTGTCGGTGGATGCGCTGCTGACTGACCGGGTCCTGCGCGCCCTCTGGCAGCCGGGCGTCGAGAACGTCGTCGGCGTGCTGCTGGGCGCCGGGCCGGTGATCGTGCTGCTGGCGATCCTGCTGTCGTTTCCGAATGGCGGGCGGCTGTGCATCGGGTTCCTGACGCCGATCCTGATCGGGACGGCACTGCTGCACTTGTCGAAGTGGGCGATCGGGCGAGCGCGGCCGCGGGCGGGACTGGGGGCGTTTCACTTCGAGCCGTTCAGCGCGAGCGGTGACTTCGACTCATTCCCCTCGGGACACGCCATGTCCGCCGCCACGCTCGCATTGCTGCTCGGCATCTACTTCCCGCGGACGCGCTGGGTGTTCTACGTCATCGCGCTGGCCGCCGGCCTGGAGCGCGTCGCGTCCCAGTGGCACTTTCTGTCGGATGTGATCGCCGGGTACACGCTGGCAGCGGCAGTCGTGTTCGCCTGCGTGTGGGGGCTGGGGCCGACGTTCTATCAACGCGGTTCGGCGCGGTTGGACTGA